Genomic DNA from Nitrospira sp.:
TCCACGTCGAGCAGATTCTCTTCGAGCCCTGTGAGATACAGTTGCCCGTCTACGGTCTTGGTTGGACCGAGAAGTTTGGTGTCCGGCACGGCTTTGTTGTTGATGCTGGTCGGGCGTTTGACGAGGCCGTTATGGTAGACGCGCTGCGGCTGCATGAAGAGCTGCTTGCGTTTGACCTTGTTGGTTTCGGATTTGAGGATTTCGCTGAGGCCGGCAAAATGGTCGGCGTCGCCGTGGGTGACGACGATACAATCGATCGTCTTTGGTTGCTGGAGGCTGGTATTGCGGAAGCGCCCGGCGAGGTAGCGCGCGAACATCTGGTTGTCGCCGCCGTCGATGAGGATGACTTTCCCGTCCGGCGATTCGATCACCATGCCGTCGCCCTGCTGGACATCGACGAAGTTGACCTTCAAGACTTTGTTGTCCGCGGCGGGGCGAACCAGATCGGCTATTTTGATGCCGGAGGACTTGGTCGGTTCGATGTAGCCTGAGATGGATTCGGGGAGAATGCTGCCGTCGGGTTTTTCGCGAAAGACCGTGATGCTGACTTCGATGTACGTAGCGGCTTGCTTCACGACGGTGATTTCATCGCCCCAGGCGATCGTGCGGATGTACCCCTTTCGGCCCCGCTCTTCCCACACATCGGCCAGATCGACGTTGAGTACGGCTGTATCAGGCATCTGCTCCCTCCCTTGCAGGCTGTGGAGAATGACCGCCGGTGGCGTTCTCGGTCGTTCGTCTCCCTGCGACGTACCGCCAGGGCACGCGTCAGTCGCCGGCGGCCTGATCAATTCGGCGACAGAATACGCCGTTCATCGAGAGAAATCACGCAGTCTGCCCCCCTTGCCGATGGAATCGCCGGCCTGCTACATTTGCGCCATGACGATGCAATTTCAGAAAAAAGATCCGCGTGCCACCATCAGCACCCCCTTCGGCGACATCCGGATTCGGTTTTATCCGGATGACGCCCCGCGCCACGTCGAGAACTTCATCAACCTGGCGAAGATGGGCTTTTACGACGACACCACGTTTCATCGTGTGGTGCCGGGCTTCATCATTCAAGGCGGCGACCCGTTGAGCAAAACGCCCGACCGATTGCTGCACGGCACGGGCGGTCCCGGCTATTTTCTCAATCCTGAACCCAACGATCGGCCACATAAGCGCGGCGCGATCTCGATGGCGAA
This window encodes:
- a CDS encoding peptidylprolyl isomerase, yielding MESPACYICAMTMQFQKKDPRATISTPFGDIRIRFYPDDAPRHVENFINLAKMGFYDDTTFHRVVPGFIIQGGDPLSKTPDRLLHGTGGPGYFLNPEPNDRPHKRGAISMAKMPRDGNSTRDFNDNGSQFFISLQDNGGLDRRYSIFGEIIRGIEVIDMIAKMPRDERDNPLEPIRMKVTVKE